The Flavobacteriaceae bacterium 3519-10 genome includes a window with the following:
- a CDS encoding Conserved protein has translation MGKDNLILDKSFSFALVVIDLYVKCRKQQEFVLSKQFLRSGTSIGSNVEESVAASSKKDFINKLRIANKEARETRYWFRLLNQSGLVDVNFDAALIEIESIINILTKIIKTSENNDDDSVKT, from the coding sequence ATGGGTAAAGATAATTTGATATTGGACAAAAGCTTCTCGTTTGCGTTGGTAGTCATCGATCTTTACGTAAAATGCAGAAAGCAACAGGAATTTGTCTTGTCAAAACAATTCTTACGTTCGGGGACATCTATTGGTTCTAACGTCGAAGAATCTGTAGCTGCAAGTTCAAAAAAAGATTTTATTAACAAACTAAGAATCGCAAACAAAGAAGCGCGTGAAACCCGCTACTGGTTCCGGCTTTTGAATCAATCGGGGTTGGTAGATGTTAATTTTGACGCTGCCCTAATTGAAATTGAAAGCATTATAAATATTCTCACGAAGATTATAAAAACGTCTGAAAATAATGATGATGATTCTGTGAAAACCTAA